Proteins from a single region of Allofrancisella inopinata:
- a CDS encoding IucA/IucC family protein, with amino-acid sequence MMIKYANEITLKNFLNCYYREYDNYKLHKTSNGNYCFSIELDTIKSKFEISVKVSPILRSPSWQLPCYIIKDEGKSELDPLEAVFLITKELDKTNDNEIINRISNSTVNIAKILQTRKYKLDEVFGYKNPFITNEQNLLRGHRLQPDPKSREGFSDAEFIKYSPETNGKLQLYYMYVDKSVLETQSLLDKTTNELFLNFLAENDLPKKINENYELFILHPWQAAYLAKQSEIQEYKSDNKIIDIGITGPWFYPTTSVRTVYSPEVNIMLKFSLNIAITNSVRVNLAKECKRSISVHKLYTNHLKPILDNLFPYFNLITDPAYSAIKINNKIFDPSICIIRNANFNPQDDIACIASLTEPNPFNERTRISSLIQYFSVHNNSNTHDAALYWFETYLGVAIAPILWLYSKYGIALEAHQQNLLVKLEHGLPVESFYRDSQGYYYIKDHKGLIEANFGDIQDLCEGSQDFIDHHFCYYFIVNQLISVIETIVNTGFISELDLIKMTINFFEIFPSKYQICDRFIKKLLSVDQLPLKANLLTRLNGLDELQAPLTRQSIYVDTKNPFKEIYENL; translated from the coding sequence ATGATGATTAAATATGCCAATGAAATAACCCTTAAAAATTTTCTTAACTGCTATTATCGAGAATATGATAATTATAAATTACATAAGACCTCTAATGGTAATTACTGCTTTAGCATAGAGCTGGATACTATTAAATCCAAGTTTGAGATTTCAGTAAAGGTCTCTCCAATTTTAAGATCACCGTCATGGCAGCTACCTTGCTATATCATTAAAGATGAAGGGAAATCAGAGCTAGACCCACTTGAGGCGGTATTTTTAATTACTAAAGAACTCGATAAGACTAATGATAATGAAATTATAAATAGAATATCAAATTCAACGGTAAACATAGCTAAGATATTACAAACTAGAAAATACAAACTAGATGAGGTTTTTGGCTATAAAAATCCTTTTATTACAAATGAGCAAAACCTTTTAAGAGGCCATAGATTACAACCCGATCCCAAAAGCAGAGAAGGTTTCTCAGATGCTGAATTTATTAAATACTCCCCCGAAACAAATGGAAAATTGCAACTTTATTATATGTATGTTGATAAAAGCGTTTTAGAAACACAATCTTTACTTGACAAAACTACAAATGAACTATTTCTAAATTTTTTAGCAGAAAATGACCTTCCTAAAAAGATAAATGAGAATTATGAACTTTTTATACTCCACCCATGGCAAGCCGCCTACCTAGCTAAACAAAGCGAAATTCAAGAATACAAATCAGACAATAAAATTATTGATATAGGTATTACTGGACCCTGGTTTTACCCAACAACATCTGTAAGAACCGTATACTCCCCTGAAGTTAATATTATGCTGAAATTTTCACTAAATATTGCTATCACAAACTCTGTAAGAGTAAATCTTGCTAAAGAGTGTAAAAGAAGCATATCTGTACATAAGCTCTATACAAACCACCTTAAGCCTATTTTAGACAATCTGTTTCCTTACTTTAACCTAATTACAGACCCAGCTTATTCAGCGATAAAGATAAATAACAAAATTTTTGACCCTAGTATATGTATTATTCGTAACGCTAACTTTAATCCACAAGATGATATAGCGTGTATTGCTAGCTTGACTGAACCAAACCCATTTAATGAAAGAACTCGTATCAGCTCATTAATTCAATATTTTAGTGTTCACAATAATTCTAACACCCATGATGCTGCTCTTTACTGGTTTGAAACATACCTTGGTGTAGCTATAGCTCCTATACTTTGGTTATATTCAAAATATGGAATTGCTTTAGAAGCCCATCAACAAAATTTACTGGTCAAATTAGAGCATGGTCTACCTGTCGAAAGTTTTTATCGAGATAGCCAAGGATACTATTACATAAAAGACCATAAAGGTTTAATTGAAGCTAATTTTGGTGATATTCAGGATCTCTGTGAAGGTTCTCAAGATTTCATAGATCATCATTTTTGTTATTATTTTATAGTTAACCAACTAATTTCTGTTATAGAAACAATAGTGAATACTGGCTTTATTAGTGAACTAGATCTAATAAAAATGACTATCAATTTCTTTGAAATTTTTCCAAGTAAATATCAAATTTGCGATAGGTTTATAAAAAAACTTCTAAGTGTGGATCAATTACCATTAAAAGCTAATCTTCTTACCAGACTAAATGGTCTTGATGAATTACAAGCTCCATTAACAAGGCAATCAATCTATGTTGATACAAAAAACCCATTTAAGGAAATTTATGAAAATTTATGA
- the gatB gene encoding Asp-tRNA(Asn)/Glu-tRNA(Gln) amidotransferase subunit GatB: MNWEMVIGLEVHIQLNTKSKLFSSSATKYGQHQNSQASFLDLGLPGTLPVVNKEAIRKAIIFGLAVDAKISKDSFFARKNYFYPDLPKGYQISQSTNPIVQDGKLDIQTSKGDKVIRIERAHIEEDAGKSIHGYVAGETGLDYNRAGTPLLEIVTYPDFRSAEEVVVYLKKLHQLVKHLNICDGNMQEGSFRCDVNLSIRPQGQAKFGTRAELKNINSFRFIDKAIEYEYARQVAVLESGREVIQETRLYDADANETRSMRAKEDAFDYRYFPDPDLLPLKITDEYIEEIKSQMPLKPEQREELYRKHLGDQEVEFLLSNLELADYYDKLIQKFDYKLAYNWLTVDLISILNKLEKEFNAEVLPAGVLGQIIESVQKDIISQKSAKQVMSSYVESPRSINEIIAELGLKQVSDEGAIRELVREIIKANPEQADDFKAGKTKLMSFFVGQAMKASKGKANPKQVNQIVQEELNK; the protein is encoded by the coding sequence GTGAATTGGGAAATGGTAATAGGACTAGAAGTCCATATTCAATTAAATACTAAATCTAAGCTATTTTCATCGTCTGCAACGAAATATGGGCAGCATCAAAATTCACAAGCTTCATTTTTAGATTTAGGATTGCCAGGAACTTTACCTGTGGTTAATAAAGAAGCTATTCGTAAAGCGATAATTTTTGGTTTAGCAGTTGATGCAAAGATTTCAAAAGATAGCTTTTTTGCGCGTAAAAATTATTTTTATCCAGACCTTCCTAAAGGCTATCAGATTAGTCAATCCACTAATCCTATAGTACAAGATGGCAAACTTGATATTCAAACGTCAAAAGGTGACAAAGTTATCCGTATAGAAAGAGCTCATATTGAAGAGGATGCCGGTAAATCTATACATGGTTATGTAGCTGGTGAAACAGGGTTAGACTATAACCGTGCAGGCACACCTCTTTTAGAAATAGTAACGTATCCAGATTTTAGGTCAGCTGAAGAGGTTGTAGTATATCTAAAAAAATTACATCAATTGGTTAAGCATTTGAATATCTGTGATGGTAATATGCAGGAAGGATCATTTAGATGCGATGTTAACCTTTCTATTAGACCACAAGGTCAAGCAAAATTTGGTACTCGAGCAGAGTTAAAAAACATAAACTCCTTTAGGTTTATTGATAAAGCTATTGAGTATGAATATGCTCGTCAAGTAGCAGTGTTGGAGTCAGGTAGAGAAGTTATTCAAGAAACTAGACTTTATGATGCTGATGCTAATGAAACTCGTTCTATGCGTGCAAAAGAAGATGCTTTTGATTATCGTTATTTTCCGGATCCTGATTTATTACCACTAAAGATAACAGATGAGTATATCGAAGAAATAAAAAGTCAGATGCCTTTAAAACCTGAGCAGCGTGAAGAGTTGTACCGTAAGCATTTAGGGGACCAAGAGGTCGAGTTTTTACTTTCTAATTTGGAGCTGGCGGACTACTATGATAAGCTTATCCAAAAGTTTGATTATAAGCTTGCATATAACTGGTTGACAGTTGATTTGATATCTATATTAAATAAACTGGAAAAAGAGTTTAATGCAGAGGTTTTGCCTGCTGGTGTTTTAGGTCAAATTATAGAATCTGTACAGAAAGATATTATTTCTCAAAAGTCTGCTAAGCAGGTAATGTCTAGTTACGTTGAGAGCCCTAGGAGTATAAATGAGATAATAGCAGAGCTTGGATTAAAACAAGTTTCTGATGAGGGGGCAATCCGTGAATTGGTGCGGGAGATAATCAAAGCAAATCCAGAGCAGGCTGATGATTTTAAAGCTGGTAAAACTAAACTTATGAGTTTTTTTGTCGGTCAGGCTATGAAAGCTAGTAAAGGCAAAGCAAACCCTAAGCAAGTTAATCAAATCGTTCAAGAAGAATTAAATAAATAG
- a CDS encoding lysine N(6)-hydroxylase/L-ornithine N(5)-oxygenase family protein has protein sequence MKIYDVIGIGIGPFNLGLSALLNEKPINSIFFEKKESFSWHPGLMMDWTTLQVPFLADLVTMVDPTSNFSFLNYLHQKSRLYKFYFKENFFIQRQEYNDYCLWVAENCQSCKFGYEVTNIEHSKVSGNETWNVTVKNSNGEEQQYLAKNIVLGLGTKPHLPSHFSDTKNVHHSSEYLNIKDQVLKDQHITLIGSGQSAGEIFLDLMKSKNDSTQISWVTRSKGFFPMEYSKLGLEHFSPEYIDYFYNLPTTKKPNILMEQDLLYKGISAETISNIYEVLYQETVQNKNKAELISNSELHNIDCNTDKLNCSFYHNQQNEDFLIKTDRVIAATGYKSDITHSLANIEKFITKDENGNLHITRDYKLVTQDTNLNIFVQNAEMHTHGVGTPDLGLGAYRNAVIANKLLQKEIYKISSKNIFSTFGVPKKYLTQKSSIKAA, from the coding sequence ATGAAAATTTATGATGTTATCGGAATAGGGATAGGACCATTTAACTTAGGGCTATCTGCTTTATTAAATGAAAAACCTATAAATAGTATTTTCTTTGAGAAAAAAGAAAGCTTTAGCTGGCATCCCGGTTTGATGATGGATTGGACAACATTACAAGTACCATTTCTTGCAGACTTAGTGACAATGGTTGACCCAACTAGTAATTTTAGCTTTCTAAATTATTTACATCAAAAAAGTCGTCTTTATAAATTCTACTTTAAAGAAAATTTCTTTATTCAAAGACAGGAATATAATGATTATTGCTTATGGGTAGCTGAAAACTGTCAATCATGTAAATTTGGTTATGAAGTTACAAATATAGAACACTCAAAAGTCTCAGGCAATGAAACTTGGAATGTCACTGTTAAAAACAGTAATGGTGAAGAGCAACAATATCTAGCAAAAAACATTGTATTAGGTCTAGGAACAAAACCTCACCTTCCATCTCATTTTTCTGACACAAAAAATGTCCACCACAGCAGTGAGTATCTTAATATAAAGGATCAAGTATTAAAAGACCAGCATATAACGTTAATAGGCTCTGGACAAAGTGCTGGTGAGATATTCTTAGATTTAATGAAATCAAAAAATGACTCTACTCAAATTAGCTGGGTAACAAGAAGTAAAGGATTTTTCCCTATGGAATACTCCAAACTTGGTTTAGAGCACTTCTCACCTGAATACATTGATTATTTTTATAATCTTCCAACAACTAAGAAACCTAATATTTTAATGGAACAAGATTTACTCTATAAAGGGATTAGTGCAGAAACCATATCTAATATTTATGAGGTTCTTTATCAAGAAACAGTTCAAAATAAAAATAAAGCGGAACTTATTTCAAATAGTGAGTTACATAATATAGATTGCAATACTGATAAACTTAACTGCTCTTTTTATCATAACCAACAAAATGAAGATTTCTTAATTAAGACAGACAGAGTTATTGCAGCAACTGGCTATAAATCAGATATTACTCACTCACTTGCAAATATAGAGAAATTTATTACCAAAGACGAAAATGGTAATCTACATATAACTAGAGATTATAAGTTAGTAACTCAAGACACGAATCTAAATATTTTCGTGCAAAATGCTGAAATGCACACTCATGGTGTAGGAACACCTGATTTAGGCTTAGGAGCATATAGAAATGCTGTAATAGCAAATAAATTACTGCAAAAAGAGATTTACAAAATTTCATCGAAAAATATCTTTTCTACATTTGGAGTACCAAAGAAATATTTAACTCAAAAATCCAGTATCAAAGCTGCATAA
- the asd gene encoding aspartate-semialdehyde dehydrogenase, producing MKQVGFIGWRGMVGSTLVRRMLEEGDFNCIKSVFFSTSLYGQKAPEINNLAKTIEDAYDLVKLLDMDIIVTCQGSEYTQKILHKLNQKGWQGFWLDAASEKRMDEDSTIVLDPVNSEVIYESLEQGIKNFIGGNCTVSLMMLGIHGLIKSNLIRSISSMSYQAVSGSGAKAINELIQQSNLIIKSIKDQKELSFYETINQKGFPCSEYLAPIAFNLIPFIDSRLANGQSREEWKAQAELNKVLNRDKPPILVDGICVRVPVFRAHSQALTIELERECSIEALEDIISSANPWVKLIENTPQATAEYLTPLAVTNSLDIAVGRLKKTNLSDKHIQLFTVGDQLLWGAAEPLRRALKIILNAM from the coding sequence GTGAAACAGGTAGGATTTATTGGTTGGCGTGGTATGGTAGGCTCAACTCTTGTAAGAAGAATGTTAGAAGAAGGTGATTTTAATTGTATAAAGTCTGTATTTTTTAGCACTAGTTTATATGGTCAAAAAGCCCCAGAGATTAATAACCTTGCTAAAACTATAGAGGATGCTTATGATCTAGTTAAACTCTTAGATATGGATATTATTGTAACTTGCCAAGGCAGTGAGTATACCCAAAAAATATTGCATAAATTAAATCAAAAAGGTTGGCAAGGTTTTTGGTTGGATGCAGCTTCTGAGAAACGTATGGATGAGGATAGTACAATAGTTTTGGATCCTGTAAATTCAGAAGTTATTTATGAGTCTCTAGAACAAGGGATAAAAAATTTTATCGGCGGAAATTGCACTGTAAGTTTAATGATGTTAGGAATTCATGGATTAATTAAATCTAATTTGATTAGGTCTATATCAAGTATGAGTTATCAAGCTGTATCAGGATCTGGAGCGAAAGCTATTAATGAGTTGATCCAGCAAAGTAACTTGATAATTAAAAGTATTAAAGATCAAAAAGAATTATCTTTTTATGAAACTATTAACCAAAAAGGGTTTCCTTGTTCAGAATATTTAGCTCCTATAGCATTTAACTTAATTCCTTTTATTGATTCAAGACTGGCTAATGGTCAAAGTAGAGAAGAATGGAAGGCTCAAGCCGAATTAAATAAGGTTCTCAATAGAGATAAACCACCTATATTGGTAGATGGCATTTGTGTACGAGTACCAGTTTTTAGAGCGCATAGTCAGGCTCTTACAATTGAGCTGGAAAGGGAATGTTCTATAGAAGCTTTAGAAGATATTATTTCATCTGCTAATCCTTGGGTTAAGCTAATAGAAAATACACCACAAGCAACAGCTGAATATTTAACACCTCTAGCTGTAACCAATAGCTTAGATATAGCCGTAGGAAGACTCAAAAAGACAAACTTATCAGATAAGCATATACAGCTTTTTACTGTTGGAGATCAGCTACTATGGGGTGCTGCAGAACCACTTAGAAGAGCGTTAAAAATTATTTTAAATGCTATGTAA
- a CDS encoding GNAT family N-acetyltransferase, with protein sequence MNTKINYYKLASTRLLEKIISEFSYEGIFAPVQNDADQEIYTIKITSALYYKFKATKRIYGNLIVHQDSTIRHENDYSEVADDAIRFIIDTLPITKINPVTTAHFIKELNNTIYADIAILQKDKVSASEIYKLPYAYIEGNMTGHPWFVINKGRIGFNSSDHANYAPEMQKIINLSWIAVNKDLITFSCISNLSYSKITQKEIHPDILESFNKTIMTNNKNPDDYFILPVHPWQWENVLKQQFTKYIADGEIIFMGKSKDQHLAMQSIRTLSNISHPEKYSIKLPLSILNTAVYRGLPKNQTINAPMLTEWVKTIAKEDKFLSTCNFILLGELASAYCKHPYYSDISESPYYFTEQLGAIWRESIHSRLKNNEKALTMAALTHVDSDSKNVLCEMIKESSLNVSQWLEMFFENTVPALLHFLYKYGMVFSPHGENSILIIENNLPVGLAMKDFVDDINICKNPVEELATLPQEVKDAIPQVDDDYLLQFIHTGLFVVHYRYISTILADKLNFPELYFYQKLHECVERYQTINPDLESRFKRFNLYKKSFEKLCLNRLRIFEVGYGDYSSRPKVISTGQLENPLYLGKRFKEINTQEFQHNKISFRHFCLEKDLDTIHKWMNKPHVAKFWNLDKPKEHLKKHFCNMLSNANQNLFILSIDGREIAYAEIYNAKKDRIAGYFPANDNDYGWHLLIGPEDAIGRGYSKLLVEALSKYCFSELGADKVVFEPDVRVIPFQKIAPKIGYKNQGQINLPEKQAYLFTCSKDSFNVGKEL encoded by the coding sequence ATGAATACTAAAATAAATTACTATAAATTAGCAAGCACACGACTTCTAGAAAAAATAATTTCTGAATTTAGTTATGAAGGAATTTTTGCTCCAGTTCAAAACGATGCTGATCAAGAAATCTATACCATAAAAATAACATCGGCTTTATATTATAAATTTAAAGCTACTAAAAGAATTTATGGTAATTTGATCGTTCACCAAGACTCTACCATAAGACACGAAAATGACTATTCAGAAGTTGCTGATGATGCTATAAGGTTTATTATAGATACTTTACCTATAACTAAAATCAATCCTGTAACAACTGCTCATTTTATAAAAGAATTAAATAATACTATATATGCAGATATTGCTATCTTACAAAAAGATAAGGTCTCTGCTAGTGAGATTTATAAGCTCCCTTATGCTTATATAGAAGGTAATATGACAGGACATCCTTGGTTTGTTATTAACAAAGGTCGCATTGGTTTTAATTCTTCTGATCATGCCAATTATGCTCCAGAGATGCAAAAAATAATAAATTTATCGTGGATTGCGGTAAATAAAGATCTAATAACTTTCTCATGTATCTCAAATCTAAGCTATTCAAAAATAACGCAAAAAGAGATACACCCCGATATTTTAGAAAGTTTTAATAAAACTATTATGACAAATAATAAAAATCCTGATGATTACTTTATTTTACCAGTTCATCCATGGCAATGGGAAAATGTCCTAAAACAACAATTTACCAAATACATAGCTGATGGTGAAATCATATTTATGGGTAAATCTAAAGATCAACATTTAGCTATGCAATCTATAAGGACTCTTTCAAACATATCTCACCCAGAAAAATACAGTATCAAGCTTCCTCTTAGTATACTAAATACAGCTGTTTATAGAGGATTACCTAAAAACCAAACCATCAATGCTCCGATGCTTACAGAATGGGTTAAAACGATAGCCAAAGAAGATAAATTTCTATCTACGTGTAACTTTATTTTATTAGGGGAATTAGCAAGTGCATACTGCAAGCATCCTTATTACTCAGATATATCAGAATCTCCTTACTACTTTACTGAGCAACTAGGAGCAATATGGCGAGAAAGCATTCACTCTAGGCTTAAAAATAATGAAAAAGCTTTAACTATGGCAGCTTTAACCCACGTTGACTCTGATAGTAAAAATGTACTATGTGAAATGATAAAAGAGTCTTCTCTTAATGTAAGTCAATGGTTAGAGATGTTTTTTGAAAATACTGTCCCTGCTTTGCTTCATTTTTTATATAAATATGGCATGGTGTTTTCACCACATGGTGAGAATAGTATATTGATTATTGAAAATAATCTTCCTGTTGGCCTAGCTATGAAAGATTTTGTTGACGATATCAATATATGTAAAAATCCAGTTGAAGAATTAGCCACATTACCACAAGAAGTAAAAGATGCTATCCCTCAAGTAGATGATGACTATTTACTGCAATTTATTCATACTGGTCTCTTTGTAGTTCATTACAGATACATATCAACAATACTTGCTGATAAGCTTAATTTTCCAGAATTATATTTCTACCAAAAACTACATGAATGCGTTGAGCGCTACCAAACTATTAACCCAGATTTAGAATCTCGTTTTAAACGTTTTAATTTATATAAAAAAAGCTTTGAAAAACTTTGCTTAAACAGATTAAGGATATTTGAGGTTGGATATGGTGATTATTCTTCTAGACCTAAAGTTATTTCGACAGGTCAACTTGAAAATCCTCTTTACCTAGGTAAACGTTTTAAAGAAATAAATACTCAAGAGTTCCAGCACAACAAAATATCATTTAGACATTTTTGCCTTGAGAAAGACTTAGACACTATTCATAAATGGATGAATAAACCACATGTGGCAAAATTCTGGAACCTTGATAAGCCTAAAGAACACCTAAAGAAACATTTTTGTAACATGTTATCAAACGCTAATCAAAATCTATTTATCTTGTCAATAGATGGTAGAGAGATTGCATATGCAGAAATTTATAATGCTAAAAAAGATCGTATTGCTGGGTATTTTCCTGCTAATGATAATGACTATGGTTGGCATCTTTTAATAGGCCCTGAAGATGCTATTGGCAGAGGATATTCAAAGCTACTTGTTGAAGCTCTTAGTAAATATTGCTTTTCTGAATTAGGCGCTGATAAGGTGGTTTTTGAACCTGATGTTAGAGTTATACCATTTCAGAAAATAGCACCTAAAATAGGCTATAAGAACCAAGGCCAAATAAACCTACCAGAAAAACAAGCTTATTTATTTACTTGCTCAAAAGACTCTTTTAATGTTGGGAAAGAATTATGA
- a CDS encoding IS6 family transposase: MLDFTGRHFGKLLILQAIRWYLSYPLSYRHVEELMKERRVNVDHSTINRWVTRYAKELEACFSKAFRKYGSYISWKMDETYIKYKGQWVYLYRALDKNGDTLEFMLSAKRDEKAARKFFKKTIGKHGLPEKVNIDKSGANEAALLTINIFLFLFGIWYTHGIEIRQNKYLNNLIEQDHRNIKRLTRPMLGFKSWDSMESTIAGYELVNMIKKGQQINAGSFGINFMQ, translated from the coding sequence ATGTTAGATTTTACAGGCAGACATTTTGGAAAACTATTAATACTGCAAGCCATCCGTTGGTATTTATCTTATCCGTTGAGCTATAGGCATGTAGAAGAATTAATGAAAGAACGAAGAGTAAATGTAGATCATAGCACCATCAACCGCTGGGTTACTAGATATGCAAAAGAGCTTGAAGCTTGCTTCAGTAAAGCGTTTCGTAAATATGGGAGTTACATTAGTTGGAAAATGGATGAAACATACATCAAATATAAGGGTCAATGGGTATACTTATATAGAGCATTAGATAAGAATGGCGATACTCTAGAGTTTATGTTGTCTGCTAAAAGAGATGAGAAAGCAGCTCGCAAGTTCTTCAAGAAAACCATTGGTAAACATGGCTTACCAGAGAAAGTGAATATAGATAAATCTGGAGCTAATGAAGCTGCATTACTAACTATCAATATCTTCCTATTTTTGTTCGGTATTTGGTATACTCATGGTATAGAAATTAGACAAAATAAGTATTTAAACAATCTCATAGAGCAAGATCATAGAAATATAAAAAGATTAACTCGACCCATGTTAGGGTTTAAGTCATGGGACTCTATGGAATCTACTATAGCTGGATATGAGTTAGTAAATATGATCAAAAAAGGTCAGCAGATTAATGCTGGTAGCTTTGGGATCAATTTTATGCAATAG
- a CDS encoding MFS transporter, with translation MKKQSFDLIVLYLAQAVSLYFCTFGLPTILRSEGVSLEKIGLFSILLLPWVIKFLWAPFVDRKYIHKIGRRKSWFLTMQFFTILLFLIFFIYNPKVYTNYIFLFAFVLSTIAATQDIAVDGFAIEQTKAKNLQWSNFYRVIGTTLGSTVGGAALIALYNILDWHKITLCLATLSVGICLYMLSIKEKNENIQYQHSIPSIKSFFKRQETRTLLIICLSYRACEGLVMGMQSAFLVDSHIPLSTIGMVMGTGSAIIGIFGAAIISYLFNFYKETALLTLLAIIRGFCYFSLGFISFSGIGNSTIIFSIVLLNMASRLMEMIVLYTIFMKFSSKNQAGTDFTILICFELLIYILGMSVSGFLAANIGYSMLFTLGGAISIPGFLIAYFFLKKLNNEKTLHSI, from the coding sequence ATGAAAAAACAAAGTTTTGATCTTATAGTATTATACCTAGCTCAAGCTGTTTCTTTATATTTTTGTACTTTTGGGTTACCTACCATTTTAAGGTCTGAAGGAGTTTCTTTAGAAAAAATTGGGCTTTTCAGTATCTTATTATTACCATGGGTTATAAAGTTTTTATGGGCTCCATTTGTAGATAGAAAATACATACATAAAATAGGTAGAAGAAAAAGTTGGTTTTTAACAATGCAATTTTTTACTATATTACTATTTCTAATATTTTTCATTTATAATCCTAAAGTTTATACAAACTACATTTTTTTATTTGCTTTTGTACTGTCGACTATTGCAGCAACTCAAGATATTGCTGTTGATGGATTTGCAATTGAACAAACTAAAGCTAAAAACTTACAATGGAGTAATTTCTATAGAGTAATTGGCACAACCTTAGGTAGTACGGTAGGAGGTGCTGCTTTAATTGCTCTATATAATATACTTGATTGGCATAAGATAACCTTGTGTCTAGCTACCTTAAGCGTAGGCATTTGCTTATATATGCTCTCTATCAAAGAGAAAAATGAAAATATCCAATATCAACATAGTATACCATCTATAAAATCTTTTTTTAAAAGGCAAGAAACGAGAACTCTTCTAATAATTTGCCTAAGCTACAGAGCCTGTGAAGGACTGGTAATGGGTATGCAATCAGCTTTTTTGGTAGATTCTCATATTCCTTTGAGCACAATAGGTATGGTAATGGGAACTGGTAGCGCTATTATAGGAATCTTTGGTGCTGCTATAATTAGCTATCTATTTAATTTTTATAAGGAAACAGCATTATTAACTTTATTAGCTATAATACGCGGTTTTTGCTATTTTTCTCTTGGTTTTATTAGCTTTAGTGGAATCGGCAACTCTACAATAATATTTAGTATAGTCTTACTGAATATGGCTTCACGCCTTATGGAGATGATAGTTCTATATACTATATTTATGAAGTTTAGTTCAAAAAACCAAGCTGGAACAGACTTTACGATCTTAATTTGTTTTGAACTTCTGATATATATATTAGGGATGTCTGTAAGTGGCTTTTTAGCTGCAAATATAGGTTATAGCATGCTTTTCACGTTAGGTGGAGCTATTTCTATCCCAGGTTTTTTAATAGCTTATTTCTTTTTAAAGAAACTAAATAATGAAAAAACCTTACATAGCATTTAA